Genomic segment of Parabacteroides pacaensis:
GATGGAGATGGCCATATTATTGGTATTTCCCCAAATGATCTCGGAATTCCATTTTTCATTCAGGCTGTTCCGGATGCTAAGTTGCGTACGGATAGTATCGCTGATATCATACTGGAAAAAATCCGGGGCGAACTTATATAATCTGTATCCTTCTTTTTCGCAGGCTTCTATGGCTAGGCGACAAGCTTCTGCCGCATCTTCCCATTTTTGCATGCTTTTGTCTTGGTTGAACAGCATTTCGCCTTGGGTGTTTCTCATATTGGCGTAGTCGTTATTTCCATTAAAGAACGGACTGGCTGCCGTTACTAATACCACTGCTTTAAACGAATAACCGGCTATTTGCGTAAGCCTGCCTAATTCGGAAATTTCGTTTTCTATCTTAGCCGGCAAATAGGGTATCGCTTCGTCCAATAATTCCGTAATATAATTAAAACAGTCGTCTATGGTGTTACGATAGGGATAGATGGTACTTCTGTCTGCATCTACCGGCACGTTTTCTTTAATAAGAGGGATGGGGCCGTACATTCTTACCAGATAGAAATGATAATATGCTTTTAGGAATTTTGCTTCGGCAGTCCATCTATTTTTTTCGTCTTCTTCCATGTCCGGTACTTTTACTATGTTTTCAATGAATACATTGCATTGCCGTATTCCTTCGTATAAGTCTTTACCTCCCCGGTTTCCTTGCCAGAAATTCATGTATGGGTCCGCTACGTTTTGATATCCTCTCGCAATGTACCAAGCATTTTCCGTGCGAGTGCCGGGCAACCAGAATTCATCGCCGGCAGATAAGGCGATGTTACTTCCGAAAGTACCTTCGGCTGGAAGGTAGGAGTAGCAGGTGAACAAGTAGCGTTCGGCTGTAGAGCGCATGGCAAATGCATTCTCAATGGTGGCTACGTTGTCGGGGACAATATCCAAATAGTCATCGCAACCACACAGTATTGGTGAGAGGAAAGCAATGAGCAATAGGTTGATGATTCTTTTCATATTCTGTAGTGTTTAAAATGTAACATTCAGTCCTATATTATATACTTGTTGTACGGGATAGCCCAGTCCGTTACCGGCCATTTCGGGATCCCATAACTTGAACTTGCTAAAAGTGAGAAGATTGGTACCGCTGGCATAAATCCGGATACCGGCCCCTAGTTTCTTCTTTACGCTATCCGGCAACGTATAGCCGATTTCTACCGATTTGAGACGCAGGAATGAGCCGTTGCGCATAAACCAGGTGCTTTGTTGTGAGTTGTTGGTATTTAAGGTCGGGCTTAACCGGGGCCAGAGCGCATATAAATTTCTGTTGTCTTCTGACCAATGGCTATCTGCATACGCTTGTAGCAATTGGTTCTGATAAATTATTCCTGAATTGGCTTCGCTGTCATTATAAGTATAAGAGGTAAACGGCGAAGTAGCCGCTACATCTATCCAGAATGATTCTCTGGCTAATCCTTGGAAAAAACAAGAAAAGTCGACGTTTTTATAGCCGGAGGAAATACCGAATCCGTAAACGATTTCCGGAGAAGTAGGATAGCCGATAGGAACCTGGTCTAACGAAGTAATTTGTCCGTCGCCGTTTATATCGTGGTATTTAATGTCACCGGCTCCATATTCTCCGAAATTCTGGTAAGGGGAATTAGCTACTTCTTCATCATCTACAAACAGGCGTTCTGCCAGATAACCCCATTGCTGGGAAAGAGGATAGCCGACATGGCTTTTCCAGGGAGCCGTGTCATAAGTAGGTTCTTCATATACAATATATTTACTGGTAGCATAAGTAAAGTTCAGTCGTCCTTGTATCCACCAGTTTTTATTAATTACCTGATTATAATCTAAAGATAGGTCGATTCCTTTGCTTTTAGCTTCCCCTATATTGGCTTCTGGTTGAGCTGATAATCCCATGGTTGCCGGAGTAGCGGATCGTGTCATCAGGATGTTTTCGCGGTGTTCCTGGTAAATCTCCGCCTGTAGTTCCAAACTATTGAAGAAAGTTATTTCCAGTCCTAAGTTTGTCTTTTTAGCAGTCTCCCAAGTAATTTCATCATTGGAATACCGGGACAAGGAAATACCGGGTTTATTATATCCGTTATCCCGGCCGAATACCGCTCCTTTTCCGCTATCGGACATGTTTACATTGGAAAGATATAGAAAACGGGATTCGCCGATCGCATCGTTTCCTACTAATCCATAGGTTCCTTTTAATTTCAATTTAGAAATGACCT
This window contains:
- a CDS encoding RagB/SusD family nutrient uptake outer membrane protein, whose translation is MKRIINLLLIAFLSPILCGCDDYLDIVPDNVATIENAFAMRSTAERYLFTCYSYLPAEGTFGSNIALSAGDEFWLPGTRTENAWYIARGYQNVADPYMNFWQGNRGGKDLYEGIRQCNVFIENIVKVPDMEEDEKNRWTAEAKFLKAYYHFYLVRMYGPIPLIKENVPVDADRSTIYPYRNTIDDCFNYITELLDEAIPYLPAKIENEISELGRLTQIAGYSFKAVVLVTAASPFFNGNNDYANMRNTQGEMLFNQDKSMQKWEDAAEACRLAIEACEKEGYRLYKFAPDFFQYDISDTIRTQLSIRNSLNEKWNSEIIWGNTNNMAISIQKAATPRGLDPSKTANSATEGYIAPPIKIAEMFYSDKGVPISEDKTYDYAGRWDLKIGDAASNLYIKEGYTTVKLHFNREPRFYADLGFDGGIWYGQGRFDDKSDLFYVSCKKGQPATAQNQSSYSVTGYWPKKLVNFNNVIGSGTTYTIESYPWPLIRLSNLYLLYAEALNEIKDHPDSEVYKWINAVRERAGLQSVESSWEAFSTNPQKYKDKEGMRAIIQQERLIELAFEGQRFWDLRRWKLCMEEFNKPIKGWDLEQEDAPSYYRQKVIFNQQFTTRDYLWPIRENELLSNKNIKQNPGW